One Lemur catta isolate mLemCat1 chromosome 15, mLemCat1.pri, whole genome shotgun sequence genomic window carries:
- the CAVIN1 gene encoding caveolae-associated protein 1, producing the protein MRDETPGFGPGAGVRADPPPHSSGRSPGAHGRGSSFLCSRSLSPSRASFSPGLPLRLQLHPAGPARLRVAMEDVTLHIVERPLPGYPDPEGPEPSSVGAPAAEEPSGAGSEELIKSDQVNGVLVLSLLDKIIGAVDQIQLTQAQLEERQAEMEGAVQSIQGELSKLSKAHATTSNTVSKLLEKVRKVSVNVKTVRGSLERQAGQIKKLEVNEAELLRRRNFKVMIYQDEVKLPAKLSISKSLKEAEALPEKEGDELGEGERPEEDAAALELSSDEAVEVEEVIEESRAERIKRSGLRRVDDFKKAFSKEKMEKTRVRTRENLEKTRLKTKENLEKTRHTLEKRMNKLGTRLVPAERREKLKTSRDKLRKSFTPDHVVYARSKTAVYKVPPFTFHVKKIREGEVEVLKATEMVEVGADDDEGAERGDAADLLRGSSPDVHALLEITEESDAVLVDKSDSD; encoded by the exons ATGCGCGACGAGACTCCAGGGTTTGGCCCGGGAGCCGGGGTGCGCGCAGATCCTCCGCCCCACAGTTCTGGCCGCAGTCCCGGTGCGCACGGACGTGGCTCGAGTTTCCTCTGCTCTCGATCGCTCTCCCCCTCCCGCGCCTCCTTCTCTCCAGGTCTCCCGCTCCGGCTCCAGCTCCACCCGGCCGGCCCCGCACGGCTCCGGGTAGCCATGGAGGACGTCACGCTCCACATCGTCGAGCGGCCGCTTCCCGGGTACCCCGACCCCGAGGGCCCGGAGCCCTCCTCCGTGGGGGCGCCGGCAGCGGAGGAGCCGTCCGGGGCCGGCTCTGAGGAGCTGATCAAGTCGGACCAGGTGAATGGCGTGTTGGTGCTAAGCCTTCTGGACAAAATCATCGGCGCCGTCGACCAGATCCAGCTGACCCAAGCCCAGCTGGAGGAGCGGCAGGCGGAGATGGAGGGCGCAGTGCAGAGCATCCAGGGCGAGCTGAGCAAGCTGAGcaaggcacacgccaccacgagTAACACAGTGAGCAAGTTGCTAGAGAAGGTGCGCAAGGTCAGCGTCAACGTGAAGACCGTGCGCGGCAGCCTGGAGCGCCAGGCCGGCCAGATCAAGAAGCTGGAGGTCAatgaggccgagctgctgcggcGCCGCAACTTCAAAGTCATGATCTACCAG GACGAGGTGAAGCTGCCGGCCAAACTGAGCATCAGCAAGTCGCTGAAGGAGGCGGAGGCGCTGCCCGAGAAGGAGGGCGACGAGCTGGGCGAGGGCGAGCGGCCCGAGGAGGACGCAGCGGCGCTTGAGCTGTCGTCCGACGAGGcggtggaggtggaggaggtcATCGAGGAGTCGCGCGCCGAGCGCATCAAGCGCAGCGGCCTGCGGCGCGTGGACGACTTCAAGAAGGCCTTCTCCAAGGAGAAGATGGAGAAGACTCGCGTGCGCACGCGCGAGAACCTGGAGAAGACCCGCCTCAAGACCAAGGAGAACCTGGAGAAGACGCGCCACACCCTGGAGAAGCGCATGAACAAGCTGGGCACGCGCCTGGTCCCCGCCGAGCGGCGCGAGAAGCTCAAGACGTCGCGCGACAAGCTGCGCAAGTCCTTCACGCCCGACCACGTGGTCTATGCGCGCTCCAAGACGGCGGTGTACAAGGTGCCGCCCTTCACCTTCCACGTCAAGAAGATCCGCGAGGGCGAGGTGGAGGTGCTGAAGGCCACCGAGATGGTGGAGGTGGGCGCCGACGACGACGAGGGCGCCGAGCGCGGCGACGCCGCCGACCTGCTGCGCGGGAGCAGCCCCGACGTGCACGCGCTGCTGGAGATCACCGAGGAGTCGGACGCCGTGCTGGTGGACAAGAGCGACAGCGACTGA